The following are from one region of the Erwinia sp. SLM-02 genome:
- a CDS encoding NAD(P)/FAD-dependent oxidoreductase: MRKQILIIGAGFSGMWSALSAARLVNGNTDVEITVIAPQPELRVRPRFYESAVRSLVAPLQPLFDVTGVNFLRGTVSRIDAAARRVSWRDESGMKQQQRYDRLILASGSHVNRSQVAGVAEHAFDLDQLESAEVLEQHLNSLAQRPESESRNTVVVCGGGFTGIEMATELPARLREILGAQAKTRVVVIERGSQPAGRFSEALRNVITEASAELGVEWRVNAEVEQVTAEGVTLKDGQTLAAQTVIWTVGVQADDLTAQIDAPRDRQGRLHVNAQLQVVGHEDIYATGDVAYAATDDRGNHALMTCQHAIQLGKFAGNNAAASLLDIAPLPYRQENYVTCLDLGAWGAVYTEGWDQQVKLTRAEAKKLKLSIVSELIYPPAADKATAFRIADPLAPFV; this comes from the coding sequence ATGCGTAAACAAATTCTGATAATCGGTGCCGGTTTCTCGGGAATGTGGTCAGCGCTGAGCGCCGCACGGCTGGTGAATGGCAATACGGATGTCGAGATCACCGTGATCGCCCCGCAGCCCGAGCTGCGCGTGCGCCCGCGTTTTTATGAAAGCGCCGTGCGTTCGCTGGTTGCTCCTTTGCAGCCGCTGTTCGACGTCACCGGGGTGAATTTCCTGCGCGGCACGGTCAGCCGGATCGATGCGGCGGCTCGCCGGGTAAGCTGGCGTGACGAATCCGGCATGAAGCAGCAGCAGCGCTATGACCGCCTGATTCTGGCCAGCGGCAGCCACGTTAATCGTTCACAGGTGGCGGGGGTGGCAGAGCACGCGTTCGACCTTGACCAGCTGGAGAGCGCTGAGGTACTGGAGCAGCACCTCAATAGTCTGGCGCAGCGCCCGGAGAGTGAATCGCGCAACACCGTGGTGGTCTGCGGCGGCGGTTTTACCGGAATTGAAATGGCCACAGAACTGCCGGCGCGACTGCGCGAGATCCTCGGCGCGCAGGCCAAAACCCGCGTAGTGGTGATTGAGCGCGGCTCGCAGCCAGCGGGGCGATTCAGCGAGGCACTGCGCAATGTGATTACCGAAGCTTCCGCCGAGCTGGGCGTGGAGTGGCGGGTTAATGCGGAAGTGGAGCAGGTGACTGCGGAGGGCGTGACGCTGAAAGATGGACAGACCCTTGCCGCGCAGACCGTTATCTGGACCGTTGGCGTACAGGCCGACGACCTGACGGCGCAGATTGACGCACCGCGCGATCGTCAGGGCCGCCTGCACGTTAATGCCCAGCTGCAGGTCGTTGGCCATGAGGACATTTATGCCACCGGCGACGTGGCGTATGCCGCCACCGACGACAGGGGCAACCACGCGCTGATGACCTGCCAGCACGCCATCCAGCTGGGTAAGTTTGCCGGCAATAACGCGGCAGCCAGCCTGCTGGATATCGCACCGCTGCCTTATCGTCAGGAAAATTACGTCACCTGCCTCGATCTTGGCGCATGGGGGGCGGTCTATACGGAAGGCTGGGATCAGCAGGTGAAACTGACGCGGGCGGAAGCGAAAAAGCTGAAATTGTCGATCGTCAGTGAACTGATCTACCCACCGGCCGCCGATAAAGCCACCGCGTTCAGAATTGCCGACCCGCTCGCGCCGTTTGTGTGA
- a CDS encoding RrF2 family transcriptional regulator codes for MAFYSSGVEYGIHSLMFMVDGNGDAREMSVREIADLQNVPYDYLAKIFTRLSKAGLVRSSEGKGGGFQLAHPAANITLLDVVNAIDGEKQVFACREIRQRTVIFDETPPEWACSGICGVRSVMELAQQRMEESLAQHSILELALKMYRKAPPTFVVEVQDWIETRRE; via the coding sequence ATGGCATTTTACAGTTCTGGCGTTGAGTACGGCATTCACAGCCTGATGTTTATGGTTGACGGCAACGGGGACGCGCGTGAGATGAGCGTGCGCGAGATTGCTGACCTGCAAAATGTGCCCTACGACTACCTGGCCAAAATCTTTACCCGCCTGTCAAAAGCGGGGCTGGTACGCAGCAGCGAAGGCAAGGGCGGCGGTTTTCAACTGGCGCATCCTGCCGCAAACATCACGCTGCTCGACGTGGTGAATGCAATCGACGGCGAGAAACAGGTTTTTGCCTGTCGCGAGATCCGCCAGCGGACCGTTATTTTTGACGAAACGCCGCCGGAGTGGGCCTGTTCGGGAATTTGCGGGGTGCGTTCCGTAATGGAGTTGGCCCAGCAGCGGATGGAAGAATCGCTGGCGCAGCACTCTATCCTGGAGCTGGCGCTGAAGATGTACCGTAAGGCACCGCCGACGTTTGTGGTGGAAGTGCAGGACTGGATTGAAACACGCAGGGAATAA
- the uspA gene encoding universal stress protein UspA, producing MAYKHILIAVDLSPESKLLVDKAVSMARPYDAKVSLIHVDVNYSDLYTGLIDVNLGDMQKRISEETHTALTELSTSAGYPIAETLSGSGDLGQVLVDAIKQYQVDLVVCGHHQDFWSKLMSSARQLINTVHIDMLIVPLNDEDED from the coding sequence ATGGCTTACAAACACATTCTGATTGCTGTTGACCTGTCGCCTGAAAGCAAACTGCTGGTTGATAAAGCAGTATCGATGGCCCGTCCTTATGATGCAAAAGTCTCGTTGATCCACGTTGATGTGAATTATTCCGATCTCTATACCGGCCTGATTGACGTTAACCTGGGTGATATGCAGAAACGGATTTCGGAAGAAACCCACACCGCGCTGACCGAGCTGTCGACCAGCGCCGGTTATCCGATTGCTGAAACCCTCAGCGGCAGCGGCGACCTCGGCCAGGTGCTGGTTGATGCTATCAAGCAGTATCAGGTGGATTTAGTGGTCTGTGGCCACCATCAGGATTTCTGGAGCAAGCTGATGTCCTCGGCCCGCCAGCTGATCAACACCGTGCACATTGATATGCTGATTGTGCCGCTGAACGATGAAGACGAAGATTAA
- the uspB gene encoding universal stress protein UspB: protein MISTIALFWALCVVCVVNMARYFSSLRALLVVLRGCDPLLYQYVDGAGFFTSHGQPGKQVRLVYYIWAQRYLDHHDDEFIRRCQRVRGQFILTSSLCGLVVISLIGLAIWH, encoded by the coding sequence ATGATCAGCACCATCGCGCTTTTCTGGGCTCTTTGTGTTGTTTGTGTAGTGAATATGGCGCGCTATTTCTCTTCGCTGCGCGCTTTGCTTGTGGTGTTACGCGGCTGCGATCCTTTGCTGTATCAGTACGTCGATGGGGCGGGATTCTTTACCTCGCACGGGCAGCCGGGCAAGCAGGTTCGGCTGGTGTATTACATCTGGGCACAGCGCTACCTGGACCATCATGACGATGAGTTTATCCGCCGCTGTCAGCGCGTGCGCGGCCAGTTTATTTTGACCAGTTCCCTCTGCGGTCTGGTGGTTATCAGCCTGATTGGCCTGGCTATCTGGCACTGA
- the pitA gene encoding inorganic phosphate transporter PitA → MLHLFAGLDFHTGLLLVLALLFVLIYEAINGFHDTANAVATVIYTRAMRSQLAVVMAGVFNFFGVLLGGLSVAYAIVHLLPTDLLLNVGSAHGLAMVFSMLLAAIIWNLGTWYFGLPASSSHTLIGAIIGIGLTNALLTGTSVVDALNVPKMIGIFMSLIISPIVGLVVAGGLVFLLRRYWSGNKKRMRVHMTPAEREKIDGKKKPPFWTRIALIVSAIGVSYSHGANDGQKGIGLIMLVLIGVAPAGFVVNMNSTGYDITRTRDAVNHLEQYYQQHAASLTHIIQMSPPAIPSPEEIPSGPQEFHCDAARALPVIQRAQGLLNNLSSYDALTVEQRSHLRRMLMCISDTAEKAAKLPETSAEDKRFLTKLKGDLLNTIEYAPVWIIVAVALALSLGTMVGWRRVATTIGEKIGKKGMTYAQGMSAQMTAAVSIGVASYTGMPVSTTHVLSSSVAGTMLVDGGGVQGRTIKNILLAWVFTLPVSIVLSGVLYWIALKLI, encoded by the coding sequence ATGCTACATCTATTTGCTGGTCTTGATTTTCACACCGGCCTGTTACTGGTTCTGGCTTTGTTGTTTGTATTGATTTATGAAGCGATTAACGGCTTCCACGATACAGCCAACGCGGTCGCAACCGTGATCTACACCCGTGCAATGCGCTCGCAGTTAGCGGTCGTCATGGCGGGGGTGTTCAACTTCTTTGGTGTACTGTTGGGCGGCCTGAGCGTAGCTTATGCCATTGTCCATCTGTTACCCACCGATCTGTTATTGAACGTTGGATCGGCTCACGGGCTGGCGATGGTCTTTTCCATGCTGCTTGCCGCCATTATATGGAACCTCGGAACCTGGTATTTTGGGTTACCGGCTTCCAGCTCCCACACCCTGATTGGTGCCATTATCGGTATCGGCCTGACTAACGCGTTGCTGACCGGAACCTCGGTTGTTGATGCGCTGAACGTGCCGAAAATGATTGGCATCTTTATGTCATTGATTATCTCGCCGATTGTTGGCCTGGTTGTTGCTGGCGGACTGGTGTTCCTGCTGCGCCGTTACTGGAGTGGTAACAAGAAGCGTATGCGTGTCCACATGACTCCAGCGGAACGTGAAAAGATCGATGGCAAGAAAAAGCCCCCGTTCTGGACCCGTATCGCCCTGATCGTCTCGGCGATTGGCGTCAGCTATTCACACGGTGCAAATGACGGCCAGAAAGGCATTGGTCTGATTATGCTGGTGCTGATTGGCGTGGCCCCGGCAGGCTTTGTGGTCAATATGAACTCCACCGGTTATGACATCACCCGTACGCGTGATGCCGTTAACCATCTGGAGCAGTATTACCAGCAGCATGCAGCCTCGCTGACGCATATTATTCAGATGTCACCTCCTGCGATCCCGTCGCCGGAAGAGATCCCTTCAGGTCCTCAGGAGTTCCACTGCGATGCCGCGCGCGCACTGCCCGTCATCCAGCGTGCTCAGGGGCTGCTGAATAATCTCTCCAGCTACGATGCACTGACCGTTGAACAACGCAGCCACCTGCGTCGTATGCTGATGTGTATTTCTGATACGGCGGAAAAAGCGGCGAAGCTGCCGGAAACCAGCGCGGAAGATAAACGCTTCCTGACCAAGCTGAAAGGCGATTTGCTCAATACCATCGAGTACGCTCCGGTATGGATTATCGTGGCGGTGGCGCTGGCGCTGTCGTTAGGCACCATGGTTGGCTGGCGTCGTGTTGCCACCACTATCGGTGAAAAAATCGGTAAGAAAGGTATGACTTACGCTCAGGGCATGTCGGCGCAGATGACGGCGGCGGTATCGATTGGCGTGGCAAGTTATACCGGCATGCCGGTTTCAACCACACACGTTCTCTCCTCCTCGGTGGCGGGTACGATGCTGGTTGACGGCGGCGGCGTGCAGGGCAGAACCATTAAGAACATCCTGCTGGCGTGGGTCTTTACCCTGCCGGTATCGATTGTTCTTTCCGGTGTGCTGTACTGGATTGCATTGAAGCTGATTTAA
- a CDS encoding NAD(P)/FAD-dependent oxidoreductase — MEKYDVIVIGAGAAGLFCAAQAGQKGLRVLLIDNGKKAGRKILMSGGGRCNFTNLYTEPAAYLSHNPHFCKSALARYTQWDFIDVVNRHGIAWHEKTLGQLFCDDSAQQIVDLLLKECEAGNVTLRLRSEVMSVARDDAGYTLQLNGAEVQAKKLVIASGGLSMPGLGASPFGYKIAEQFGLKVFPTRAGLVPFTLHKPLLEQLQTLSGVSVPSVMTAEDGTVFKEALLFTHRGLSGPAVLQLSSYWQPGEFVTINLSPQQDIDAFINEERTQHPNQSLKNTLAKLLPKRLVECLQLLGHVPECTLKQLNSRQQNDLATTLHQWRVQPNGTEGYRTAEVTLGGVDTTQLSSKTMEARDVPGLYFIGEVVDVTGWLGGYNFQWAWSSAWACAQAL; from the coding sequence GTGGAAAAATATGACGTTATCGTAATTGGCGCGGGTGCTGCGGGCCTGTTCTGCGCGGCGCAGGCGGGCCAGAAAGGGCTTCGCGTGCTGTTAATTGATAATGGCAAAAAGGCCGGGCGTAAAATCCTGATGTCCGGCGGCGGCCGCTGCAATTTCACCAATCTGTATACCGAACCGGCGGCTTACCTGTCGCACAATCCTCACTTTTGTAAATCCGCCCTGGCGCGTTATACGCAGTGGGATTTTATCGATGTGGTGAATCGCCACGGCATCGCCTGGCACGAGAAAACCCTCGGCCAGCTGTTCTGCGATGACTCCGCCCAGCAGATCGTCGATCTGCTGCTGAAAGAGTGCGAGGCGGGTAACGTCACGCTGCGGCTGCGTAGCGAAGTGATGTCGGTGGCGCGCGATGATGCCGGCTATACGCTGCAGCTCAACGGCGCAGAGGTACAGGCGAAAAAGCTGGTGATTGCCAGCGGTGGTCTGTCGATGCCGGGGCTGGGCGCTTCGCCGTTTGGCTATAAGATTGCCGAACAGTTCGGTCTGAAGGTATTCCCGACCCGCGCCGGACTGGTGCCGTTTACCCTGCACAAGCCGCTGCTGGAGCAGCTACAGACGCTCTCCGGCGTGTCGGTGCCGTCGGTGATGACGGCGGAAGACGGCACGGTGTTTAAAGAAGCGCTGCTGTTCACCCATCGCGGCCTCTCCGGCCCGGCGGTGCTGCAGCTTTCCAGCTACTGGCAGCCGGGCGAGTTTGTCACCATTAATCTGTCTCCGCAGCAGGACATCGATGCGTTTATTAATGAAGAACGCACCCAGCACCCGAACCAGAGCCTGAAAAACACCCTGGCGAAACTGCTGCCTAAGCGACTGGTTGAGTGCCTGCAGCTGCTGGGCCATGTGCCGGAATGCACCCTGAAGCAGCTGAACAGCCGCCAGCAGAACGATCTGGCAACCACGCTGCACCAGTGGCGCGTGCAGCCGAACGGCACCGAAGGCTATCGTACCGCCGAAGTGACCCTGGGCGGCGTCGATACCACGCAGCTGTCTTCTAAAACCATGGAAGCCCGCGACGTGCCGGGGCTGTACTTTATTGGGGAAGTGGTGGACGTCACCGGCTGGCTGGGGGGGTATAACTTCCAGTGGGCGTGGAGTTCTGCCTGGGCCTGCGCGCAGGCGCTGTGA
- a CDS encoding PIN domain-containing protein has translation MNHSPYPVVLDACVLYPSLLRDLLMRLGIKGLYQPKWTQTIQEEWQRHLLQNRPDITAEQITRTDALMNQAIPDAMVTGYENLIEGINLPDPDDRHVVAAAVRCNAEVIVTLNLKDFPASRMVDFDIESLHPDEFISDLFDLNHALALQAVAEQRNSMRKPARSVDEYLAALLRQGLPMTIKAMENYQSML, from the coding sequence ATGAATCATTCACCCTATCCCGTCGTGTTAGATGCATGTGTATTGTATCCATCTCTGCTGCGGGACCTGTTGATGCGTCTGGGAATCAAGGGACTGTATCAACCGAAATGGACCCAAACTATTCAGGAAGAATGGCAGCGCCACTTATTGCAGAACAGGCCTGATATCACAGCCGAGCAGATAACACGGACGGATGCTCTGATGAATCAGGCGATACCCGATGCAATGGTTACAGGCTATGAAAACCTGATTGAAGGCATCAATCTGCCCGACCCTGACGACCGCCACGTTGTGGCTGCCGCGGTACGGTGCAACGCAGAGGTGATTGTTACGCTCAATCTGAAGGACTTCCCGGCTTCACGGATGGTTGATTTCGACATTGAATCCCTCCATCCGGACGAATTTATTTCAGATCTTTTCGACTTGAACCACGCGCTGGCACTGCAGGCGGTAGCCGAACAACGTAACAGTATGAGAAAACCGGCCAGAAGTGTCGATGAGTATCTGGCGGCGCTACTGCGTCAGGGATTACCTATGACTATCAAGGCAATGGAAAACTATCAGTCGATGCTGTGA
- a CDS encoding helix-turn-helix domain-containing protein, with protein MTNSILKSLNLPAPKEIEVAVRGQRALASYLSTRLETQKIAIQDADNNTHQIELPTSALTLLMTILGELAAGNAVQIVPVHAELTTQEAANILNVSRPHMVKLLEDGALPFHKTGRHRRVLFADLMKFKEQRDSTSQKAMQELSDLSQEIGLY; from the coding sequence ATGACAAACTCAATTCTTAAAAGCTTGAACCTCCCAGCGCCTAAGGAAATTGAGGTGGCAGTCCGTGGACAGAGAGCGCTTGCAAGCTATCTGTCGACCAGGCTGGAAACGCAAAAAATTGCCATTCAGGATGCAGATAATAATACGCACCAGATTGAGCTACCCACTTCTGCACTGACGCTGCTGATGACGATTCTTGGCGAGCTGGCAGCAGGCAATGCCGTGCAGATCGTGCCAGTTCATGCTGAGTTAACGACGCAGGAAGCAGCCAATATTCTGAACGTTTCACGCCCGCATATGGTGAAGCTGCTGGAAGATGGCGCGTTACCTTTCCACAAAACAGGTCGACATCGCCGTGTGCTGTTTGCGGATCTGATGAAATTTAAAGAGCAACGCGATAGCACTAGCCAAAAGGCTATGCAGGAGCTGTCCGACCTCAGTCAGGAAATTGGACTTTACTGA
- a CDS encoding ABC transporter ATP-binding protein — protein MLRRFFSYYVPYKKLFLLDFGCAILAGLLELSFPMAVRAFIDKLLPAQDWVMIIVASAALLAIYLINTGLMAVVNYWGHALGVGIETDMRQQAFQHLQKLSLGYYDNVKTGHIITHVTKDLEEVGEIAHHGPEDLFIAVMTFIGAFILMATVHMPLALMTIIIVPSMTWLVSRHGSQMTNTWRKLFGQIGDFNARIEESIGGVRVVKAFANEHQEEKLFARDNVNYKTTKLQAYRIMTASMTLSYLSTRLVQLVIMVAGTWYVLKGELSYGGFIGFLLLVEVFFRPVQKISSVMESYPKGIAGFRRFTQLLDTAPDITDKPDARVVSALKGDIEFDNVTFGYSAGSPVLKDLNLTIRAGETVAFVGPSGAGKTTLCSLLPRFYDVQQGAIRVDGLDIRDMTQQSLRGQIGIVQQDVFLFGGSIRENIAYGRLHATEEEIWQAATRARLADLINSLPDGLDTIVGERGVKLSGGQKQRISIARVFLKNPPILILDEATSALDTATEQAIQQSLSELSVGRTSLIIAHRLTTIQNADRIIVVDDSGIVEQGSHKQLLERRGRYAHLYDAQLTRA, from the coding sequence ATGCTCAGGCGTTTTTTTAGTTATTACGTACCTTACAAAAAGCTTTTTCTGCTCGATTTTGGCTGCGCCATTCTTGCCGGGCTGCTGGAGCTTTCCTTCCCGATGGCGGTTCGCGCCTTTATCGATAAGCTGCTGCCCGCCCAGGACTGGGTGATGATTATTGTCGCCTCGGCGGCTCTGCTGGCGATCTACCTGATTAACACCGGGCTGATGGCGGTGGTGAACTACTGGGGACACGCGCTGGGCGTCGGGATTGAAACCGATATGCGCCAGCAGGCGTTCCAGCATTTGCAGAAGCTGTCGCTGGGCTATTACGACAACGTGAAAACCGGCCACATTATTACCCACGTCACCAAAGATTTGGAAGAAGTGGGGGAAATCGCCCACCACGGCCCGGAAGATCTGTTTATTGCGGTGATGACCTTTATTGGTGCCTTTATTCTGATGGCGACGGTGCATATGCCGCTGGCGCTGATGACCATTATTATCGTGCCGTCGATGACCTGGCTGGTCAGCCGACACGGCAGCCAGATGACCAATACCTGGCGCAAGCTGTTTGGCCAGATCGGCGATTTCAACGCCCGTATCGAAGAGAGCATCGGCGGCGTGCGCGTGGTGAAGGCGTTTGCCAACGAGCATCAGGAAGAGAAGCTGTTTGCCCGCGATAACGTCAACTACAAAACCACCAAGCTGCAGGCCTACCGGATCATGACCGCCAGCATGACGCTGAGCTATCTCAGCACCCGTCTGGTGCAGCTGGTGATTATGGTGGCAGGAACCTGGTACGTGCTGAAGGGCGAACTGAGCTACGGCGGCTTTATCGGCTTCCTGCTGCTGGTTGAGGTGTTCTTCCGTCCGGTGCAGAAGATTTCGTCGGTGATGGAGAGCTATCCGAAGGGGATTGCCGGTTTCCGCCGCTTCACCCAGCTGCTGGATACCGCGCCGGATATTACCGATAAGCCGGATGCTCGCGTGGTCAGCGCGCTGAAGGGCGATATCGAGTTTGATAACGTCACCTTTGGCTACAGCGCCGGTTCACCGGTATTAAAGGATCTGAATCTGACCATCCGCGCCGGTGAAACGGTGGCGTTTGTCGGGCCGAGCGGGGCGGGTAAAACCACGCTGTGTTCGCTGCTGCCGCGTTTTTATGACGTGCAGCAGGGGGCAATTCGGGTCGACGGTCTGGATATTCGCGATATGACCCAGCAGTCGCTGCGCGGTCAGATCGGGATTGTGCAGCAGGACGTGTTCCTGTTTGGCGGTTCGATTCGCGAGAATATTGCCTATGGTCGTCTGCACGCGACGGAAGAGGAGATCTGGCAGGCGGCGACCCGCGCGCGGCTGGCGGATCTGATCAACAGTCTGCCGGACGGTCTGGATACGATTGTGGGCGAGAGGGGCGTGAAGCTGTCCGGCGGTCAGAAGCAGCGTATTTCGATTGCCCGCGTGTTCCTGAAGAACCCACCGATTCTGATTCTGGATGAGGCAACGTCGGCGCTGGATACGGCCACCGAGCAGGCGATTCAGCAGTCGCTGTCCGAGCTGTCGGTGGGGCGCACGTCGCTGATTATTGCCCACCGTCTGACGACGATTCAGAATGCCGATCGGATTATTGTGGTGGACGATAGCGGGATTGTGGAGCAGGGCAGTCATAAGCAACTGCTGGAGCGCCGGGGACGTTATGCGCATTTGTATGATGCGCAGCTGACGCGGGCGTAG